The following are from one region of the Thermanaerothrix sp. genome:
- a CDS encoding ABC transporter ATP-binding protein produces the protein MSYDVEIKGLCFAYEGDVVLRDVNLCLSAGELLALMGPNGGGKSTLIKLILGLLRPLSGEIRVLGRPPGESLEVGYVPQDTSVRRFFPIRALDVVALGRKLPGRRLSGEDYRRAMVEMERFGVGDCRDMKMSQLSGGQRQKVLIARAFASSPRVVLMDEPTANLDPGSQKHLYGELRRFCGEGGTAVVASHDLMAVSAMATSVACIRGTLHYHPSPEVDRASLSLAYGECPVELVAHGLPHRVLSAHDDDDVKEDRHGSLSS, from the coding sequence ATGTCATATGACGTGGAGATAAAAGGGCTTTGTTTCGCCTATGAAGGGGACGTGGTGCTGAGGGACGTCAACCTGTGTCTCAGCGCTGGAGAGCTTTTGGCCCTCATGGGCCCCAACGGGGGAGGCAAGAGCACCTTAATAAAGCTGATTTTGGGGCTGCTGCGCCCCCTTTCGGGGGAGATCCGGGTGCTGGGCAGGCCCCCGGGGGAGAGCCTTGAGGTGGGGTACGTGCCCCAGGACACGTCGGTGAGGCGGTTCTTTCCCATAAGGGCCCTGGACGTGGTGGCCTTAGGCCGCAAGCTGCCGGGCCGAAGGCTTTCGGGGGAGGACTACCGGCGGGCCATGGTGGAGATGGAGCGCTTTGGGGTTGGGGACTGCCGGGACATGAAGATGAGCCAGCTATCGGGGGGGCAGCGGCAGAAGGTGCTCATAGCCCGGGCCTTCGCCTCTTCCCCCCGGGTGGTGTTGATGGACGAGCCCACCGCAAACCTGGATCCCGGGTCTCAGAAGCACCTGTACGGGGAGCTTAGGAGGTTCTGCGGCGAAGGTGGCACCGCGGTGGTGGCAAGCCACGACCTCATGGCGGTGTCCGCCATGGCCACCTCGGTGGCCTGCATAAGGGGCACGTTGCACTATCACCCTTCCCCGGAGGTGGACAGGGCGTCGCTGTCGTTGGCCTATGGGGAGTGCCCGGTGGAGCTGGTGGCCCACGGACTTCCCCACCGGGTTTTGTCGGCCCACGACGACGATGACGTAAAGGAGGACCGTCATGGATCCCTTTCTTCTTAA